Proteins found in one Arachis stenosperma cultivar V10309 chromosome 8, arast.V10309.gnm1.PFL2, whole genome shotgun sequence genomic segment:
- the LOC130946675 gene encoding phosphoglycerate mutase-like protein 1 isoform X1 translates to MFQWLHLLADSDQPTPNSFLTIQLIIIFIIFSFFLISFSFNSIIKFTLLFAMPVVITHDPILLNSAFVPTPISQHRPAIFPPSQRSPPRILRFSPRSDMDAAASQGLYPLHRCKTLHLVRHAQGFHNVEGDKNPDAYLSYDLFDANLTPLGWSQVDNLRKHVKTSDVSKGIELVIVSPLLRTMQTAVGVFGGEAYTDGITAPPLMNDNVGDSGRPAISSLNCPPFIAVEQCREHLGVHPCDKRRSITEYRNMFPAIDFSLIESDEDILWKPDIRETNEEVVARGLKFFEWLWKRKEKEIAVVSHSGFLFHALSSFGNDCHPTIKSEICTHYANCELRSVVIIDRGMIGSDNPTTNYPGKIPAGLDLPSDIADEKLSGNGEAN, encoded by the exons ATGTTTCAGTGGTTGCACTTGCTTGCAGATTCAGACCAACCCACCCCTAACAGTTTTTTAAcaattcaattaattattatttttattattttttctttttttttaatttctttttcctttAATTCTATTATCAAATTTACTCTCTTATTCGCCATGCCCGTTGTTATTACGCATGATCCTATTTTGTTGAATTCCGCTTTTGTCCCCACTCCCATTTCACAGCATCGCCCTGCAATTTTTCCACCATCGCAACGTTCTCCTCCTCGCATTCTTCGCTTCTCTCCTCGCTCag ATATGGATGCTGCTGCAAGTCAAGGTCTTTATCCATTGCACCGTTGTAAAACTCTTCACCTG GTTAGACATGCGCAAGGCTTTCACAATGTAGAAGGAGACAAGAATCCTGATGCATACTTGTCTTATGATCTTTTTGATGCAAACCTAACCCCTCTTGGCTGGAGCCAG GTTGACAATCTGCGAAAGCATGTTAAGACAAGCGATGTTTCTAAAGGAATCGAACTAGTCATTGTTTCCCCCTTGTTAAG GACCATGCAAACAGCAGTTGGGGTTTTTGGTGGTGAAGCATACACTGATGGGATTACTGCGCCTCCTCTGATGAATGATAATGTTGGAGATAGTGGTCGTCCTGCAATTTCTAGTTTGAATTGCCCACCATTTATAGCAGTAGAGCAGTGCCGAGAGCATTTG GGAGTTCATCCTTGTGATAAGAGAAGAAGCATCACTGAGTATCGGAATATGTTTCCAGCTATTGATTTTTCACTG ATAGAAAGTGATGAGGACATTTTGTGGAAACCTGACATTAGAGAGACGAATGAAGAAGTTGTTGCCAGGGGACTGAAGTTTTTTGAATG GTTGTGGAAGCGTAAAGAGAAAGAGATAGCTGTTGTTTCTCACAGCGGTTTTCTGTTTCATGCCCTAAGTTCTTTTGGAAATGATTGCCATCCAACTATAAAGAGTGAAATCTGCACACA CTATGCTAATTGCGAACTACGTTCTGTTGTTATCATTGATAGAGG CATGATTGGATCAGATAACCCAACTACCAACTATCCTGGCAAAATTCCTGCTGGTCTTGACCTTCCTAGTGACATTGCTGATGAGAAACTTTCAGGAAATGGGGAAGCGAATTAA
- the LOC130946675 gene encoding phosphoglycerate mutase-like protein 1 isoform X2, translating to MLHEVFVKYHIGFVVDDQDKLWNRMSDSHLDMDAAASQGLYPLHRCKTLHLVRHAQGFHNVEGDKNPDAYLSYDLFDANLTPLGWSQVDNLRKHVKTSDVSKGIELVIVSPLLRTMQTAVGVFGGEAYTDGITAPPLMNDNVGDSGRPAISSLNCPPFIAVEQCREHLGVHPCDKRRSITEYRNMFPAIDFSLIESDEDILWKPDIRETNEEVVARGLKFFEWLWKRKEKEIAVVSHSGFLFHALSSFGNDCHPTIKSEICTHYANCELRSVVIIDRGMIGSDNPTTNYPGKIPAGLDLPSDIADEKLSGNGEAN from the exons ATGTTGCATGAGGTTTTCGTTAAATATCACATTGGCTTTGTAGTTGATGATCAAGATAAGCTTTGGAATAGAATGAGTGATTCTCATTTAG ATATGGATGCTGCTGCAAGTCAAGGTCTTTATCCATTGCACCGTTGTAAAACTCTTCACCTG GTTAGACATGCGCAAGGCTTTCACAATGTAGAAGGAGACAAGAATCCTGATGCATACTTGTCTTATGATCTTTTTGATGCAAACCTAACCCCTCTTGGCTGGAGCCAG GTTGACAATCTGCGAAAGCATGTTAAGACAAGCGATGTTTCTAAAGGAATCGAACTAGTCATTGTTTCCCCCTTGTTAAG GACCATGCAAACAGCAGTTGGGGTTTTTGGTGGTGAAGCATACACTGATGGGATTACTGCGCCTCCTCTGATGAATGATAATGTTGGAGATAGTGGTCGTCCTGCAATTTCTAGTTTGAATTGCCCACCATTTATAGCAGTAGAGCAGTGCCGAGAGCATTTG GGAGTTCATCCTTGTGATAAGAGAAGAAGCATCACTGAGTATCGGAATATGTTTCCAGCTATTGATTTTTCACTG ATAGAAAGTGATGAGGACATTTTGTGGAAACCTGACATTAGAGAGACGAATGAAGAAGTTGTTGCCAGGGGACTGAAGTTTTTTGAATG GTTGTGGAAGCGTAAAGAGAAAGAGATAGCTGTTGTTTCTCACAGCGGTTTTCTGTTTCATGCCCTAAGTTCTTTTGGAAATGATTGCCATCCAACTATAAAGAGTGAAATCTGCACACA CTATGCTAATTGCGAACTACGTTCTGTTGTTATCATTGATAGAGG CATGATTGGATCAGATAACCCAACTACCAACTATCCTGGCAAAATTCCTGCTGGTCTTGACCTTCCTAGTGACATTGCTGATGAGAAACTTTCAGGAAATGGGGAAGCGAATTAA
- the LOC130946675 gene encoding phosphoglycerate mutase-like protein 1 isoform X5 produces the protein MLLQVKVFIHCTVVRHAQGFHNVEGDKNPDAYLSYDLFDANLTPLGWSQVDNLRKHVKTSDVSKGIELVIVSPLLRTMQTAVGVFGGEAYTDGITAPPLMNDNVGDSGRPAISSLNCPPFIAVEQCREHLGVHPCDKRRSITEYRNMFPAIDFSLIESDEDILWKPDIRETNEEVVARGLKFFEWLWKRKEKEIAVVSHSGFLFHALSSFGNDCHPTIKSEICTHYANCELRSVVIIDRGMIGSDNPTTNYPGKIPAGLDLPSDIADEKLSGNGEAN, from the exons ATGCTGCTGCAAGTCAAGGTCTTTATCCATTGCACCGTT GTTAGACATGCGCAAGGCTTTCACAATGTAGAAGGAGACAAGAATCCTGATGCATACTTGTCTTATGATCTTTTTGATGCAAACCTAACCCCTCTTGGCTGGAGCCAG GTTGACAATCTGCGAAAGCATGTTAAGACAAGCGATGTTTCTAAAGGAATCGAACTAGTCATTGTTTCCCCCTTGTTAAG GACCATGCAAACAGCAGTTGGGGTTTTTGGTGGTGAAGCATACACTGATGGGATTACTGCGCCTCCTCTGATGAATGATAATGTTGGAGATAGTGGTCGTCCTGCAATTTCTAGTTTGAATTGCCCACCATTTATAGCAGTAGAGCAGTGCCGAGAGCATTTG GGAGTTCATCCTTGTGATAAGAGAAGAAGCATCACTGAGTATCGGAATATGTTTCCAGCTATTGATTTTTCACTG ATAGAAAGTGATGAGGACATTTTGTGGAAACCTGACATTAGAGAGACGAATGAAGAAGTTGTTGCCAGGGGACTGAAGTTTTTTGAATG GTTGTGGAAGCGTAAAGAGAAAGAGATAGCTGTTGTTTCTCACAGCGGTTTTCTGTTTCATGCCCTAAGTTCTTTTGGAAATGATTGCCATCCAACTATAAAGAGTGAAATCTGCACACA CTATGCTAATTGCGAACTACGTTCTGTTGTTATCATTGATAGAGG CATGATTGGATCAGATAACCCAACTACCAACTATCCTGGCAAAATTCCTGCTGGTCTTGACCTTCCTAGTGACATTGCTGATGAGAAACTTTCAGGAAATGGGGAAGCGAATTAA
- the LOC130946675 gene encoding phosphoglycerate mutase-like protein 1 isoform X3: MDAAASQGLYPLHRCKTLHLVRHAQGFHNVEGDKNPDAYLSYDLFDANLTPLGWSQVDNLRKHVKTSDVSKGIELVIVSPLLRTMQTAVGVFGGEAYTDGITAPPLMNDNVGDSGRPAISSLNCPPFIAVEQCREHLGVHPCDKRRSITEYRNMFPAIDFSLIESDEDILWKPDIRETNEEVVARGLKFFEWLWKRKEKEIAVVSHSGFLFHALSSFGNDCHPTIKSEICTHYANCELRSVVIIDRGMIGSDNPTTNYPGKIPAGLDLPSDIADEKLSGNGEAN; encoded by the exons ATGGATGCTGCTGCAAGTCAAGGTCTTTATCCATTGCACCGTTGTAAAACTCTTCACCTG GTTAGACATGCGCAAGGCTTTCACAATGTAGAAGGAGACAAGAATCCTGATGCATACTTGTCTTATGATCTTTTTGATGCAAACCTAACCCCTCTTGGCTGGAGCCAG GTTGACAATCTGCGAAAGCATGTTAAGACAAGCGATGTTTCTAAAGGAATCGAACTAGTCATTGTTTCCCCCTTGTTAAG GACCATGCAAACAGCAGTTGGGGTTTTTGGTGGTGAAGCATACACTGATGGGATTACTGCGCCTCCTCTGATGAATGATAATGTTGGAGATAGTGGTCGTCCTGCAATTTCTAGTTTGAATTGCCCACCATTTATAGCAGTAGAGCAGTGCCGAGAGCATTTG GGAGTTCATCCTTGTGATAAGAGAAGAAGCATCACTGAGTATCGGAATATGTTTCCAGCTATTGATTTTTCACTG ATAGAAAGTGATGAGGACATTTTGTGGAAACCTGACATTAGAGAGACGAATGAAGAAGTTGTTGCCAGGGGACTGAAGTTTTTTGAATG GTTGTGGAAGCGTAAAGAGAAAGAGATAGCTGTTGTTTCTCACAGCGGTTTTCTGTTTCATGCCCTAAGTTCTTTTGGAAATGATTGCCATCCAACTATAAAGAGTGAAATCTGCACACA CTATGCTAATTGCGAACTACGTTCTGTTGTTATCATTGATAGAGG CATGATTGGATCAGATAACCCAACTACCAACTATCCTGGCAAAATTCCTGCTGGTCTTGACCTTCCTAGTGACATTGCTGATGAGAAACTTTCAGGAAATGGGGAAGCGAATTAA
- the LOC130946675 gene encoding phosphoglycerate mutase-like protein 1 isoform X4, with protein sequence MIWMLLQVKVFIHCTVVRHAQGFHNVEGDKNPDAYLSYDLFDANLTPLGWSQVDNLRKHVKTSDVSKGIELVIVSPLLRTMQTAVGVFGGEAYTDGITAPPLMNDNVGDSGRPAISSLNCPPFIAVEQCREHLGVHPCDKRRSITEYRNMFPAIDFSLIESDEDILWKPDIRETNEEVVARGLKFFEWLWKRKEKEIAVVSHSGFLFHALSSFGNDCHPTIKSEICTHYANCELRSVVIIDRGMIGSDNPTTNYPGKIPAGLDLPSDIADEKLSGNGEAN encoded by the exons ATG ATATGGATGCTGCTGCAAGTCAAGGTCTTTATCCATTGCACCGTT GTTAGACATGCGCAAGGCTTTCACAATGTAGAAGGAGACAAGAATCCTGATGCATACTTGTCTTATGATCTTTTTGATGCAAACCTAACCCCTCTTGGCTGGAGCCAG GTTGACAATCTGCGAAAGCATGTTAAGACAAGCGATGTTTCTAAAGGAATCGAACTAGTCATTGTTTCCCCCTTGTTAAG GACCATGCAAACAGCAGTTGGGGTTTTTGGTGGTGAAGCATACACTGATGGGATTACTGCGCCTCCTCTGATGAATGATAATGTTGGAGATAGTGGTCGTCCTGCAATTTCTAGTTTGAATTGCCCACCATTTATAGCAGTAGAGCAGTGCCGAGAGCATTTG GGAGTTCATCCTTGTGATAAGAGAAGAAGCATCACTGAGTATCGGAATATGTTTCCAGCTATTGATTTTTCACTG ATAGAAAGTGATGAGGACATTTTGTGGAAACCTGACATTAGAGAGACGAATGAAGAAGTTGTTGCCAGGGGACTGAAGTTTTTTGAATG GTTGTGGAAGCGTAAAGAGAAAGAGATAGCTGTTGTTTCTCACAGCGGTTTTCTGTTTCATGCCCTAAGTTCTTTTGGAAATGATTGCCATCCAACTATAAAGAGTGAAATCTGCACACA CTATGCTAATTGCGAACTACGTTCTGTTGTTATCATTGATAGAGG CATGATTGGATCAGATAACCCAACTACCAACTATCCTGGCAAAATTCCTGCTGGTCTTGACCTTCCTAGTGACATTGCTGATGAGAAACTTTCAGGAAATGGGGAAGCGAATTAA
- the LOC130944724 gene encoding U3 small nucleolar RNA-associated protein 18 homolog, whose translation MSLISQNARTKAKKTQREEDIKEPPNHEEVEDGKDSDDEALKAKKRKREQSEMQQVREMKKLESFLFGSLYSPVEFGKEDNEVEIGDKKSSDLFFTDRSANNVLSVYKEDADISEESDDDRAAVQRKPVWVDDEEEKATINIVNVNRLRKLRKEEDEDLISGSEYVSRLRAQHVKLNPGTDWAQIDSRSKIDRSSDDESDEENEAALNQGNKDMDDILRTNEDLVVKSSSKLLPGHVEYSKLVDANIQDPSNGPINSVQFHRNAQLLLATGLDRKLRFFQIDGKRNTKIQSIFLEDCPIRKASFLPDGSQVILSGRRKFFYSFDLVKAKVDKVGPLVGREEKSLENFEVSPDSKLVAFVGNEGYILLVSTKTKQLVSTLKMNGTVRSLAFAEDGQQLLSGGGDGQVYHWDLRTMTCMHKGVDEGCINSTALSTSPGGKLFAAGSDSGIVNIYNREEFLGGKRKPIKTIENLTTKVDFMKFNHDSQILAICSGMKKSSLKLIHIPSYTVFSNWPPPNASLSYPRCLDFSPGGGFMAVGNSAGKVLLYKLHHYQHA comes from the coding sequence ATGAGTCTGATATCTCAAAATGCTCGCACTAAAGCTAAGAAGACCCAAAGGGAGGAGGACATCAAAGAACCTCCCAATCATGAAGAGGTTGAGGATGGGAAAGATTCTGATGATGAAGCTCTGAAGGCAAAGAAGAGGAAGCGAGAACAGTCAGAAATGCAACAAGTGAGAGAAATGAAAAAGCTGGAAAGCTTTTTGTTTGGCTCTCTGTATTCCCCTGTTGAATTTGGAAAGGAGGATAATGAAGTAGAAATTGGGGATAAAAAGAGCTCGGATTTGTTTTTTACTGACCGTTCTGCAAATAATGTGCTTTCTGTTTATAAGGAAGATGCTGACATTTCAGAGGAAAGTGATGATGATAGGGCTGCCGTGCAGAGAAAACCTGTGTGGGtggatgatgaagaagaaaaggccACTATTAACATAGTAAATGTTAACAGGTTAAGGAAGTtgaggaaggaagaggatgaggaTTTGATTTCTGGGTCAGAGTATGTGTCAAGATTGAGGGCTCAGCATGTAAAGCTGAACCCAGGAACTGATTGGGCACAGATTGATTCGAGGTCCAAAATAGATAGATCTTCTGATGATGAGTCAGATGAAGAAAATGAAGCTGCATTGAACCAAGGTAACAAGGATATGGATGATATTCTGAGAACAAATGAAGACCTGGTTGTGAAGAGTAGCTCGAAACTACTGCCCGGACATGTTGAATACTCAAAGCTAGTTGATGCTAATATACAGGATCCATCTAATGGCCCAATAAATTCTGTTCAGTTCCATAGAAATGCTCAGCTCCTTCTTGCTACAGGATTGGACAGAAAGCTTAGATTTTTTCAAATTGATGGCAAACGTAACACCAAGATTCAAAGCATCTTCCTTGAAGATTGCCCCATTCGGAAAGCTTCTTTCTTGCCAGATGGGTCTCAGGTTATCTTATCGGGAAGACGAAAGTTTTTCTATAGTTTTGATTTGGTTAAGGCTAAGGTTGATAAAGTAGGTCCTTTAGTTGGTAGGGAAGAGAAAAGTTTGGAAAATTTTGAGGTCTCGCCTGATTCTAAATTAGTAGCTTTTGTAGGTAATGAGGGTTACATTTTATTAGTTTCGACAAAAACAAAGCAATTGGTTAGTACCTTAAAGATGAATGGAACAGTCCGATCCTTAGCTTTTGCAGAAGATGGACAACAGTTGTTGAGCGGTGGCGGTGATGGCCAGGTTTACCACTGGGATCTGAGAACAATGACTTGCATGCATAAAGGCGTAGATGAAGGCTGCATAAACAGCACAGCTCTTAGTACTTCTCCAGGTGGGAAACTTTTCGCAGCTGGTTCAGACAGCGGAATTGTGAATATTTACAATAGAGAAGAATTCCTCGGGGGCAAGAGGAAGCCTATCAAGACCATTGAGAATTTGACCACTAAAGTAGATTTTATGAAATTCAATCACGACTCTCAAATATTAGCAATCTGTTCAGGCATGAAAAAGAGCAGTTTGAAATTGATACATATCCCGTCATATACTGTGTTTTCCAACTGGCCGCCGCCGAATGCAAGCCTGAGTTACCCCCGCTGTCTTGATTTTAGTCCAGGTGGTGGTTTCATGGCTGTAGGAAACTCTGCAGGAAAGGTGTTATTGTACAAGTTGCACCATTACCAgcatgcataa